TAATTATCAATTCGAATAACTTTCAACTTTTCACCAATAATAACTATAATAACGTGGATAGAAGCCATAATATCTTGGATAGTAACCATAATAACGGGGATAGGAATGGTAGTAACCAAATCCGAATGTTTCTGCGTTCTGTAATCCTTCCTTTTTCTCATCACTCTCGGTTACACTTGAATCATATTGATCCTTTTCCTGTGGTGCTCCTGATTGAGATGAATCTGTTATTAAATCGTTCACTGGATGGTTGGCTCCCTCGAACTGTTGTGGCTGATCCGCTGGAAACGCTCTGGTGATGACCGCCAGTGCGAACAGTAGGACAAATATCTGAGGTAAAATACGTTACAATTAGCACTATTTAGATTTCTGATCTGTGGATCGAAGTCGCTAATTACCTTAATCATTGTGCTAGTGGATCGGTGATACGCTATCTCACGGTGCTCGTTGGATGTGTTTCTGGGAAATGGTCACATCTAGCCGCTTTTATACCTATTTCCCGAGGGATTCATTCCAAAACGTTGAGTAAGCCGTTGCTTCAATACAAACACCGGGGGATGAATTCTTGAGCTGGAAACCGGTACCGAAATAAGATTTGAGGAATTCCCACATTTATCAATTATATAGTATACCCATTTTACGTCACAGCAGAGGTCATGAGCATGTCGGCTGAGAATTATCCACTATTTAGCACGTATAAATGCAGATCGATCAATCTATTTTTGAGTTCCGCAGTGGCTCGTGCAACGTTACTACGCAATCCCTCACTGATGGCTGACTCATAAAAGTATGCGTCGCACATTGATGTGAATTGGATTTCGGTATGCGTAAGGATAGATTTATTATCTGATAGCAGCAATtcagataattatttttgcttATCTATTAACTTCGAGTTGCTTTTTTCAACCCGATAATCGATTCACACTAACGGAACACAAAGCTTAATTTCTCAAACACGAaatccaattggactaacaTCAATGTCATCGTGGAACATATGAGAACTATATTATTTCATTGAACTTTCTCTCAAAACTTatcaaaaatttcgaaattcATGCTCATCatacattgatctacgggcagagacgaatacaacaaaataaaaacagctcatatcggaccattccttcttcgggttctGACTTTAGCAACAAATTGGGccttccattttcattttatataGCTACAAGATATAGGAGCGTGTTATTTCGTccgaaaattcatttccacctTCGAACCTTTGTTGTTTGTCCATTAGATGTCCGAAAGGGCAACAAACttcacaacaaaacggtgcatatttgacccaaatcggaaaaGAATTCGAAGcacattaaaattttgaatttcacccaaaataatttactttttccccaacctaatatctaGCACTACAAatttacataatcgaatttgAGTTATTCTTtaacaaaatgaaaaatgagagTTAGTTAAGAGATACAGTTCACTCAGAAGCTCCGATTTTCGAAGACGCATGGGTACCGAAGAGGTCTATTTCTTGCTTAATGATtacgtgaataaacaaaatgttcatATTTAAAATGATGGAGAAcctgtttttctcgaaaccatgttttttttcaactggaagtatcgatatctcagaatCTACTCGACCTATTTGGCTCAATTTtcttatcagcatgtaaaaataaattatctaaagtgttacatagccGTATtatgatatctcattttttcgattttttatgtgcTTCTAAAGGGGGGTTAAGGAGAGTACATGTTCATATTACCCCAcctaagaagaacttcaattgtatctttggaaactcatgtttcccaaaatttaaatgcagtttctttctattcaatatactgttaTTCAAAATAATCAGtgaaattttgatattgaaAAGCTATTGTTTTGGTATTATTCCTTGGTATTTTACTTCTTACATCAGGCTTGTCCAAACCAAATTTCGgtattaaaatcaaaataatatatTGTTAAGTAATTCCTCCTTCTCGCGATAGTATTTTTATTACGAGCTATGTGTCAAAAAAGAGAGTTTAGAAactactacaggtcggactcgattatccgggatttgattatccggaattttagactcgattatccggagtatttagtttttgattttcggaaattttgaataatttgtataacaattccatattgaatagccaatatgggttTTAAATTAAAAGGCTTGACAagtagaacaaagttatttatgaaagattcaaatccaaaatggctaccACCACAAAATGTCAATAATTctatcaatataaaaaataattactAAGCCAACAGTAGTCCTACTTCAGAGTATCGACTATctggaaaaaccttaaaaatcAGGGAACATCAGAAAATTCAAATGCTATCAGGGAAAAATCGAGGGAAATCGGGAATTTCTTCACCAATCAGGGAAAACATAATTTTTCCTTCTTACTACTTCATATAATTCGATTAGAATTTCAATTATTGTGGTAATATAATATAACGATAATATAAACAAATTATGTATTGAACTAGCCAGAATACATATGTACATTTACTTCATTACATTTCCTATGAATGGAGTGAAACCCTCAGAAGGACAAACAGTGCGAAAGTAGAAGTTCAAAAATGGCGACATTGACGTTGATGACACGCCCCTTCTAAATTCGATGAAGAACGTCTCAAATCACTTTTGAAGGAGAACGGTTGCTAGACCAGTCGTGAATTTGCGGAAAAAATAACTGCGGCGAATATATAATTGATTAActtattgatataattattctATTTTGTTTGAATACACAACTACGTTACGAACTTATTCCTCAACCCAATATTAGAACCATTCCAAATTTCCAAAGTCTGAACTTCAGAGCAGGGGGGATTTTTTTCAATGTGGGAACTTTATTTGAAATTTGTCACAATTCATAATATATTTGtaacattaatttattttaCTTCTACACAAGAAGCTCGAGAATTTAGTCTCCCTCTATTGAACGATTAGTAACAGATATTTCTAAtaattctgagaaaatatacatgaaacaACATATAATTCGACAAATAATGCTCCAACTaacgatatttttttctggCAGAATAATTAGATGACAATACCGCTTCGCATGGAAAACTGTTCAAACAGTCCCCAAAATCGATTCATAACAGCAGCTAAAACACTCAGAAGATTCACAACAAATATCAGCCTCACATTCCGAGCCAGTAAAGTGCTAACTCATTGGCACGAGAATTTCGCACTTTGATAGACAGTTGTGTTTATTCGATGATCTTTGGGTTTTCCCGCTCACGTGATTTGGAGAGGCTTGCCAATTATTGCGTAAATTCGAGATGAATCATTGCGAACTGTTCACAACATGACACAGGCAGAATGCCGATTCAattatcaaatgaaatatttgCCAACTTCTGTTTCTGCTTCTCTCTGCTTTTGATAGTGTTGGACGTGACgtattgttgttttattttGGACGGAGTGTTGATTTTAAAAGATTGCACTTTATGTGCGTTCGTCTTCAATGCAAGAAAGTCGGAGTCAGTTGAGAAtataaatgaataataaattgaaCCATAGTGAAAAAGTGAAATTCATTTaaccctttttttttctctataatgTATTGAAACTTCTTCTGTTCCCTATATTTTCTACAGTTCATCTTAAAATAAAACTGAAATTGTCATTCAAATGAATTTTCATTgacatataaaaatgttctatagAGTAGCTTCGATTGCTTAACCACTATTCTAACTCGTCATTGTGTACGAGTATTCTGTTATCTATTCACAGATTAAATCGAACGGTACAAGTGCGAAAAATATTCGTTTAGTAGTGATAAGGATAATGATTAGGATAACCATACCGGTAGTAAGGATAGTCATATCCATATCCATGACCATATCCATAATGACGATAAGGATAGCCGTAGTGATATCCATAAGAGGGATAATATCCATTATAGTAGCCTCTAGGAAAACCACCATAGTAAGCTCCATAAGGCGGGGTAATATGGATGTGCTTGTGGATGCTCTTCTTAAATCCAAATCCGAGTGTTTCAGCACCCTCCAAATCATCGTTTCCCTCAGTTATTTGATCCTGCGATATAGCTTTCTTAGCCTCCAGGCTAGCAGTTTCGGGAACTGAGATGGTATTTGCAGCAATGATTGAGATCAATGCAATGAAACAGattatctgttgaaaaataatagATAATAATCGTATTATACAGCATCGAACCATAACTCACCCTCTTCATTTTCGATCACAGATTATGTATTTCGCTTCAAATATAAATCTGTCCTTTTGGAATGCTTCCAGTACACTGACACTCGTTAAAAACAGATCAAATCCTTATATACCTGAAGGTTTATGATACAGAATCAAACCTAACGTATTATCTGTAACTTAGATTATCCTATAAGAACAATGtctcacataaaaaaacacTTTGTCGTTTCTTCGATTTGAAACTCAATTTCCGctccaataaaacaaaaaagtacACTTTTTTATAATCCCAAAGGCAACGGTTATCGTTGACCGTTCTccaaacatcaattcatctcaCTAAAACGATGTTCAAAGGAAATCATAAGTCAACTGTTTCCTTCTAATTCcactatcaattttttttggatcCGTCACAGACGCTTATTTCGTCTGTCGCTTGCTCAGTATCTAGCATCCGTATTGACAAATTGAGAAGAATTTGGAGCCGATCTATAATTACACTTCCAGAAATAGATATGACTATGATACTATTTGAAAAAAGGATTGATTTTCTCTCTCTTGTGATAACTTCAAGTCTagctgactagctgacccggcaaacgttgttctgccatatacattatttctagtgaatatttttgtctaataaaaaataatcaattcaTTGTAAACGTGTTtggatgttttaacgatctatactTAGTAGATCTAAGAGCTAATTATAGAGATAACAACACGAAGCCCAATGTTGTCGagttgcgtggcaaggttgctatatttgcacaactcgattggacttgatttgagcggattacagaatgcaagatagcgatccgttcgggtaattctgactcgatcggatttgaGAATACGCAGGAGCAGTAGATCAGTAGGCATATTTGGTTTGGTTGACTAACCAAAGTAAAAAAAGAATGAATTGAACCGCTTCcgccattcaaccgaatacgtCCGGCAACGTGTGGGACGAAGacgtgtaatgttgtaatgaaGTTCATTGAGAACTTCATTACACTTTTGTACACACGTTGTGATATCATGATAAAGCATTGCGTTTTGAGCTGGCAATAgtaaaggctgtgtcggctttgttcatgatagcgtctcgcaagtgaatggtTTCTTCCTCACACCGCTTTTGGTCACTGTGTGTAGGAATTGCAGtcattcgctctctaccttcgcgtacatgtcgatAATAAATTATTGGCACAGCTAACGACTTCTTTGAATGGGGTTGTCCTGACCATGTCGATTCATCATAAAAATTCATGGAGCGCACCTTCTTGTTTGTTTTGCCTCCTCTAACTGTCGTTCATaaatttaattcaaaatgagaaatgatgttaacaatgaatgaagtacctgtagtgaatgaatgaagtaCCGCCTTGTCCCTTCAGTACGACTGGGTGATTTTTCGCCGAAAAATCCCTTCCCTGCACTATAGTCACACTTATTCTAGAGCATGACTGTATTCAAGCATAGAAATCGCAGCTAAGTACTAATTAAAATGATGCAGGAATTACTACGTTGAGAATGCGAACATTAGGAACGTTAGTTCCATTGAAAAAGAACGCGAAGAGAGTCGTAtcaacggtgtgtgtcaacgtgaattccagattattgttctttcttcgaatcacaatttctcgcgccaTTGTGCTATCGCCTAAAATGATTCCAGTAACGCTGGCGAATTGAATCTATACACATGCTCTGTAGCTtgtgttttatcagaattgatgacaatatcgtgattgtcattttgtaatccgagcaagtgTGACttaaagaatttcaataatgcattgtgctcattcaaaaaggcctgCAGCTTTACTGCGATGCACCTGAATATTGACGAATTGTGGTTACTTGCGCACGTGTtgatgaaagttcgatgaagcggatgtagcgccatctgtcattcaacaatgtaaataaatacgttctgtttgaaaaatgaacgacagttaaatttttgaataattgtTTATACAAATATAGGTACTCAAATAACAATTAGAAATAGGGAATGGCGGTTAAAATTTGGAGTTATTTATATGGTTTAagctaaactgaccagacgtcccacGTTACGCGgaacagtcccgcatttcaacaaaatgtcccgcgtaagattccgtcccgcatttggcaaaagaaacgaaaatgtcccgcgatatcaatatatttcagtattacaatttgatcatgttgattttcttaaatggatgaactcaaaataaaacttttatttgtcagactgttcaagagcgcttccaatgcattcaacgattaatacgttgagctggtttcatcgcaccgacagtggactttttgtttagacaGTGTCAACAgaaaacgacagcaacaaaatcggaaaatttatttttataaagatttattttcaagatttttttaaaaaattattttcaagatttttataaagatttataatgatttttataaaagtccccaattgatccgcagggaccaacgtgagccaAAAAAAAGATCAtcgtgttaaataagccggaagaactagtgtatgctggactggaagaggcagggttgtttgatgaagtatcgcaaaCGAAGTAaatgttggccggaacctcaatcatggttgatgaaaagatgtatgtcgacttgttcttttacctttccgtggctttggtagtcacctatctctccattttggtcattcgcttaaaagttttctataggccgcagctggggtatgttgggaaggttggcggtctacgcgacaatgtttatctgcagccgatccattatccattctccagtgatcttttggcataatgggctgatcctcgtttcggcataaagaccacattaCCTTCGCAAATTGCGGCAAGCACTTCATACTcgttccccgttcaccatatgactcgaaagaagagcggcttggacattcgcttttcgtctgtcagagaaggaccttcttcaagaatttgatgtggatgatatattcgacgaattctagcatcaagcacGTCTCGTTTTCCATTAAaagcacgaaaagaagtttttcacttctttcgctggaaagaagtttttcaccagcagctgaagctactccttctgggtgattgcctgatTTTGAACAGATATGGGCGtcccaaaaattacaaaataaagtatccgaaatttgaattcaatctgtccgaaatttgatttagtgtccgaagtttgatttttattcgcttcatttgaaaagcattttattcgatgatttttttatgttttcaatcaaataggtaccgttctgaatcatatttcggacgcttaaggcatatgatgcagaaaacaggtctaaactttaattggttgatatttttgataaattagttcaatatgcttttaagcttcctactttggtacctatttttgcgactaacaaaactaccacttttgacgaaaatctgagaaccactatataggtttggcatggaatggctgtatatttatTTATCATTCAAATAGTTCGTTCAACCAAgcctaaaaaaatttttttgctgtAAAGCTATATAAAAGATAAGCAAGCCCTCTATAAATCGCTGTATCGGTGTCATGTATACACACGTGATTTACACTAGCATGTATATTTTAAGCTGTATCCAAATGATGAATCAAAAAATAGACATATTGTAGTGACAACATTAGTGGGGCTCCAGCTACAACATAATTTATCATCTTACTGTTTATTACTACTATGCCGTCGAAATAAATTCTTTCATAAACTGTGAAACGAGTCTGAGCTTTCATGCCGAGAGCAAAATATATTTTGTTAATGAAATAAGATATATACAAAAGATTTGTTGAGCACGCTAATCATTTCAATGTGCTGGTCCCTTAGAAAACAATTTAGAAGATCAAATCATGATCATAACCAATGCTGTGTCCCAGACCGATGCCGTAATCAAGTCCAAGTCCAAGCCCGACGGTACCGATGGTATCATAGATTGGAACAGAATGAACAAGCCCACCGAGTCCAATTCCGCTGTATCCGAGGCCGATTCCATCAAGACCAATTCCCCCAATGCTACTGTAGCCGAGGGCGCTATAACCCAATCCGATGGTCTGCGACTGTTCCAAATCGTCATCCTTTTGCACAGCATTGCGAGCCCTCGGCTGGGCAGCAGCCACGAGCGCAATCAGAACAAATAGACACAGTACCTACAATCGCAATAAAATGCATGGTATATGGAATGATTATTCATTGTCGGATTTCACTTACCTTCATCATGTTGGGGCTTGAGAGTAAAGTTTCGTTTGGAATCGGAGTGTTTCGGAAAACTGGTATTCTCTGATTCTGATTGGGTTCTTTTGGGCTGGTGGcccaaaattaaaacaaaataagaAATCACAAATATTTTTATGAACTTCAGTTTTGTGATTGTAGAACAGCACGCATGTGataaaacaaaacatttgaGTGTGACATTTTCAAATCTAGTTTGAGTTTGCGAGCGAATAAACAGATATGGCCAGAGAAATCTCTATTCTTAGCATCTTTTTTTAATACAGTTCGTTTTTGCCATATTCGCCAAAAAGCTAATGTTCATCCACACTATATACAGATtttaattaaataatataaatcATATTCGTCACAACGACAAAAAATGCTATGCTGCACTACTAGTGGTCGACTCAAAATTCTCAACTAAACATTCCATGATATCACATTCGTTGTCAATGAGTGGAAAGAACGCTTTTTGAATAGAATC
The Toxorhynchites rutilus septentrionalis strain SRP chromosome 2, ASM2978413v1, whole genome shotgun sequence genome window above contains:
- the LOC129771435 gene encoding uncharacterized protein LOC129771435, producing MIKIFVLLFALAVITRAFPADQPQQFEGANHPVNDLITDSSQSGAPQEKDQYDSSVTESDEKKEGLQNAETFGFGYYHSYPRYYGYYPRYYGFYPRYYSYYW
- the LOC129766529 gene encoding uncharacterized protein LOC129766529, producing the protein MKRIICFIALISIIAANTISVPETASLEAKKAISQDQITEGNDDLEGAETLGFGFKKSIHKHIHITPPYGAYYGGFPRGYYNGYYPSYGYHYGYPYRHYGYGHGYGYDYPYYRYGYPNHYPYHY